The proteins below are encoded in one region of Micromonospora pisi:
- a CDS encoding Eco57I restriction-modification methylase domain-containing protein, producing MSAIARNQVFSAVHTIGGLIPADMLVRISEGRDVKGSSPADYRLVGTRSVRDDAERHWDYLKSVWADLRQKLPVAQEAAAPADPTGLAVTQWLEPLFSELGFGRLTEIGAPGITADDGGKTFAISHRWNHVPLHLIPWNAILDKRSGGAGTVPAQSLVQECLNRSESHLWAVLTNGRQLRLLRDSSALATAAYVEFDLEAIFDGELFSEFVLLYRLLHVSRFDVAEGTAPSTCWLEKWRTEAIQTGIRALKQIRIGVQEAIALLATGFLQHPANDRLRKDLDTDALQHALLRFVYRLLFVFVAEDRGILHPPSTDAKIAQRYAQYASTARLRQVARRRRGSQHTDLYLALRLVLDSLGRNEGRAELGLPALGGIFEETDADRPLDGLSLSNQALLSAIRQISQIRDTNSNRYRAIDYQHLGADELGSIYEFLLELRLISSANKRAAQMVEVGGNARKTTGSFYTHSAIIECLLDSALDPVLNDAVERGLRRADLSANANQTAFIIEELLGVTVCDPACGSGHFLVAAARRIAKRLAAIRESSPEPTAEALRGAMGEVVTHCIYGVDKNPMAVELAKVSLWLEALEPGKPLGFLDAHIKQGNALVGATPALLSRGIPTVAFTSIEGDDEYFATDLKSINKREHEGRVTLFLSDTRREIPISNATFADELHSITTRRAETLRDVRAQAAAFHRLQNTQTFLHAVHVADAWCSSFFWEKTKDAPRPVTQEIFRALTTQDGDGIPKETRQKIMELADRYSFFHWHLEFPEIFRVSSDDEKADSPGWTGGFSCLLGNPPWDTLSPDEKEFFSTYDPNFRGLKKDERQAAVARLTQSPAIQERWQTSRRDIYALVHFIKRSERYRLFSQGNLGKGDFNVYRMFVETALALTGPDGTVAQVTPSGIYNGANAQAIRAELFNRWELKLMLGFINKGEEWFDGADSTMRFGAYSARRAGSTTEFSVGFQLKDPGDLAAALENPPRLLVETVRSQSEEALAISDTIGGDDAEITDHLYRQWPAFAIISDDYPRRAYQTEIHMGNDRDRYTDEEPGLPLYEGRMVAQYDHRAKAYVSGRGRSAVWDELEFGSAKKAIAPQWVVPTRNIPNKVKDRINRFRLGFCDVTSPRNERSLVATLIPPQVICGHSVPTITFEEEFEWSYLLWLGAANSLCLDFLARKKVSLHIQLGVLDSLPFPRLHPGNPIVDRLAPLTLRLTCTGPEMTPFWNRMAQFNWVPPVPEGQISPEALIDDNARAEAQAAIDAILAKHVFKVSRTQLAHILTTFPTLERKENRKFGTYRTRDLVLNAFDKA from the coding sequence ATGTCCGCCATCGCCCGCAACCAGGTCTTTTCCGCCGTACACACGATCGGTGGGCTCATTCCCGCCGACATGCTGGTCCGGATCTCCGAGGGCCGGGACGTCAAGGGCTCCTCCCCCGCCGACTACCGGTTGGTCGGCACCCGGTCGGTGCGCGACGACGCCGAACGGCACTGGGACTATCTCAAGTCGGTCTGGGCCGACCTGCGGCAGAAGCTCCCGGTCGCCCAGGAGGCGGCAGCCCCGGCCGACCCGACCGGGCTCGCCGTCACGCAGTGGCTCGAACCCCTCTTCTCCGAGCTGGGCTTCGGCCGGCTGACCGAGATCGGGGCCCCCGGCATCACCGCCGACGACGGCGGCAAGACGTTCGCGATCAGTCACCGCTGGAATCACGTACCGCTGCATCTGATCCCTTGGAACGCGATCCTGGACAAGCGGTCCGGCGGTGCCGGGACGGTGCCGGCGCAGTCGCTGGTGCAGGAGTGCCTGAACCGCTCCGAGTCGCACCTGTGGGCCGTGCTCACCAACGGCCGCCAGCTTCGGCTGCTGCGCGACTCCAGCGCGCTCGCGACCGCCGCGTACGTCGAATTCGACCTGGAAGCGATCTTCGACGGCGAACTGTTCAGCGAGTTCGTCCTGCTCTACCGCCTGCTGCACGTCTCCCGCTTCGACGTGGCCGAAGGCACCGCCCCGTCGACCTGCTGGCTGGAGAAGTGGCGCACGGAAGCAATTCAGACAGGCATCCGGGCGCTTAAGCAGATTCGTATTGGAGTTCAGGAAGCTATCGCGTTGCTCGCGACGGGATTCTTGCAGCATCCAGCCAACGATCGCCTTCGAAAGGACTTAGATACAGACGCGCTACAACACGCGCTACTACGCTTCGTCTATCGCTTACTCTTCGTCTTCGTGGCCGAGGACCGTGGCATTCTGCACCCCCCAAGCACCGACGCGAAGATCGCACAACGATATGCGCAATATGCGTCGACCGCTCGACTACGGCAGGTCGCACGGCGACGAAGAGGCAGTCAACATACGGACCTATATCTGGCCCTGAGACTTGTTCTGGACAGCTTGGGGAGGAACGAGGGGCGGGCAGAACTAGGACTTCCGGCTCTCGGTGGCATATTTGAGGAAACCGACGCAGACCGACCACTGGACGGCCTTTCACTTTCGAACCAGGCTCTTCTGTCTGCTATCCGACAGATATCTCAAATAAGAGACACGAACTCAAATCGCTACCGCGCAATAGACTACCAACATTTAGGTGCAGATGAACTTGGATCAATTTATGAGTTTTTACTTGAACTCCGCCTAATTTCATCTGCCAACAAGCGTGCCGCTCAGATGGTTGAAGTCGGTGGCAATGCACGGAAAACTACAGGTTCTTTCTACACCCACTCCGCGATCATCGAGTGCCTACTCGATTCCGCGCTCGACCCCGTACTAAACGACGCCGTGGAGCGAGGCCTTAGGCGGGCCGATTTGTCGGCAAACGCTAACCAAACGGCCTTCATTATCGAGGAACTCCTGGGAGTGACGGTTTGTGATCCCGCCTGTGGATCGGGTCATTTTCTCGTCGCCGCCGCTCGCCGCATCGCGAAGCGGCTCGCGGCAATTCGGGAAAGTAGTCCAGAACCGACCGCGGAAGCCCTGCGTGGAGCAATGGGGGAAGTGGTAACTCACTGCATATACGGCGTAGACAAGAATCCAATGGCGGTCGAGCTAGCCAAGGTGTCTTTATGGCTGGAGGCGCTGGAGCCGGGCAAACCATTGGGCTTTCTCGATGCTCACATCAAACAGGGAAATGCGCTCGTTGGAGCAACGCCCGCCCTCCTTTCTCGGGGAATCCCCACAGTTGCATTCACCTCAATCGAGGGTGACGACGAATACTTCGCCACCGACCTAAAAAGCATCAACAAAAGGGAACACGAAGGCCGCGTGACCCTTTTTCTGTCCGATACCAGGCGCGAAATTCCAATCTCTAATGCAACTTTCGCAGACGAATTACACAGCATCACCACCCGCAGGGCCGAAACTTTGAGAGACGTACGGGCACAAGCCGCAGCGTTCCACAGGTTGCAGAACACCCAAACGTTCTTACATGCCGTTCACGTAGCCGACGCCTGGTGCTCCTCTTTCTTTTGGGAGAAGACGAAGGATGCTCCACGTCCGGTGACACAAGAGATCTTTCGAGCTCTAACGACCCAAGACGGTGATGGAATTCCGAAGGAAACACGCCAAAAGATCATGGAACTAGCTGACAGATACAGCTTTTTCCACTGGCACCTCGAATTTCCCGAAATATTCCGGGTGTCTTCTGATGACGAGAAGGCAGATTCCCCTGGATGGACAGGCGGCTTTTCATGCCTACTAGGAAATCCCCCCTGGGACACCTTAAGCCCAGACGAAAAGGAATTCTTTTCTACTTACGACCCGAACTTCCGAGGCCTGAAAAAGGATGAGCGCCAAGCAGCCGTCGCCCGACTTACGCAAAGCCCGGCAATCCAGGAACGGTGGCAGACGTCACGACGTGACATCTATGCCTTGGTCCACTTCATCAAGCGGAGCGAGCGCTATCGCCTATTTTCTCAGGGCAACCTAGGTAAGGGCGACTTCAACGTTTATCGAATGTTCGTGGAGACCGCCCTCGCCCTGACCGGTCCAGACGGTACAGTTGCACAGGTCACGCCGTCGGGCATCTATAACGGCGCCAACGCGCAGGCGATCCGAGCTGAGCTCTTCAACCGTTGGGAGCTAAAGCTCATGTTGGGCTTTATCAACAAAGGTGAAGAGTGGTTTGACGGAGCCGATAGCACCATGCGCTTCGGTGCTTATTCAGCACGTCGGGCGGGCAGCACAACGGAATTCTCCGTCGGATTCCAGCTCAAGGACCCCGGTGACCTAGCTGCCGCGCTGGAGAACCCGCCTCGACTCTTGGTTGAAACCGTACGTAGCCAATCGGAGGAGGCACTGGCGATCAGTGACACTATCGGAGGAGATGATGCCGAGATCACTGATCACCTATATCGCCAATGGCCGGCCTTCGCGATAATTTCGGATGATTACCCACGTCGCGCATACCAAACAGAGATTCACATGGGAAATGACCGTGATCGGTATACAGACGAGGAACCAGGTCTCCCTCTCTACGAAGGAAGGATGGTAGCACAGTATGATCATCGAGCAAAGGCCTACGTCTCCGGCAGAGGCCGGTCCGCAGTCTGGGATGAACTGGAGTTTGGCTCCGCGAAGAAAGCCATAGCACCACAGTGGGTAGTGCCGACACGAAACATCCCGAACAAGGTCAAGGATCGCATCAATCGATTCCGTTTAGGTTTCTGTGATGTCACCTCGCCCCGAAATGAGCGATCACTAGTAGCGACCTTAATCCCACCTCAAGTAATCTGCGGCCATTCGGTTCCAACGATCACCTTCGAGGAAGAGTTCGAATGGTCGTATCTCCTCTGGCTAGGTGCGGCGAATTCACTATGCCTCGATTTCCTCGCTCGCAAAAAGGTATCGCTGCATATTCAGCTGGGCGTGCTCGATAGTCTTCCCTTCCCACGCCTTCACCCGGGCAACCCGATTGTCGACCGCCTTGCTCCACTCACCCTTCGCCTCACATGCACCGGCCCAGAAATGACTCCCTTTTGGAACAGGATGGCTCAGTTCAATTGGGTGCCCCCCGTGCCGGAGGGACAAATTTCACCCGAAGCACTCATTGACGACAACGCCCGAGCCGAAGCGCAAGCAGCCATTGACGCCATACTTGCTAAGCACGTGTTCAAGGTCAGTCGCACTCAGTTAGCACACATTCTTACGACGTTTCCTACACTCGAACGTAAGGAAAACCGCAAATTTGGCACCTACCGAACTCGGGACCTCGTCCTGAACGCGTTCGACAAAGCATGA